Within the Streptomyces sp. R41 genome, the region CATCACCTCATCGCTCGTGACGGCTTTCCCCTTCCCTCTGGAGTCACCTGATTACCTCACGTCAACCGGGTTCGTTGGTGAACAGAGTTTTGACATCCGTGGGTGCATTCGACCGCTTCGTTGGACTCTGTACGCGTGAACGCCCAGGTATCGAGTTCGCCTAGTTCGGCTGCAACGTTGGCTGCCCTGTTATCAGTTGAAGTCGGCCCGTGCAAAACGGGTGCCGTCACCACACTGATCACTGCCCGAGTGTCCGTGCTCGGTCGCGTAATTGTGCGACTGTTGGAGGATGGCGTATGCCCACGCAATTCATGGACGTCAAGGAGACCGCGGAGTACCTGAACATGTCGGTGGCCTGGGTGTACAGGGAGGCTCCCAGCCTGGGGCTGGTCCCGTACAAGTTTGGGCGCGGCCGCAACGCGAAGATTCAGTTCAAGATCTCCGACGTTCAAGCGTGGCTGAAGCAACAGAAGTTGGGCTAGTGCAAGCTCGAGTAAGAGCTCGTAACACGATCTTGTTGAACGGCTCTGTTCGGCCGT harbors:
- a CDS encoding AlpA family transcriptional regulator, translated to MPTQFMDVKETAEYLNMSVAWVYREAPSLGLVPYKFGRGRNAKIQFKISDVQAWLKQQKLG